Part of the Helicobacter bilis genome is shown below.
TTGTTGGCGGTGGGCAGGATAATACACCAGTGCAAGTCGTAGTCTTTTCTCCAATAGATTCTATCATGCAAAAAAGTGTAGAGAATCTAGAGAGATTTATCAATGAAACAGAAAAAAGCTTTCAAGGGAAAATCACAAACTATCATAAAAATACTTCAGATTCTATGCCAGCATATAGGCTAAAGCCAATAAAACAGAATCTAGCACAATTTGGCATAAGCACAACAGATATAGGACAAACTCTCTCTAGTGCTTTTTCAGGGGAAATGCAGGTTGCCTACTATAAAGAAGCAGGGAAAGAATACTATATTACTTTGAGAGCCCCAGATTCTAAACGCATTGATTCTAAAGATTTGCAAAGAATCCAAGTGAGAACAAAAAATGGTGATTTGGTATTCCTTGATGGCTTAGTAGAGATTGAAGAAGGCTTTACTGCTACAACGATTAATCGATATAATAGACAGCGAAGCATAACTCTTGCAGTAGAGCCTATAAAGCATAGTGGGCTTAGTGTGGGCGAAATGACAAAGGCTATACGGGATAATGCAACAGAGGGTGCAAAATGGCTTGAGAGTGGAGCGGGATACAAGTTTATGGGACAAGCAGATAGTCAGGTAGAAAGTCAAGAGGCATTTGGTGCAGCGATTTTAATGGCTTTGGTGCTTATCTATCTTATCTTAGCTGCCCTTTATGAGAGCTTTATCCAACCTTTAATCATTATGATAACAATGCCGCTTAGCTTTAGCGGTGCATTTTTTGCGATAAAGCTTACAGGTGGGGCAGATGCGTCTATGAGTATGTTCTCTATGATGGGGCTAATACTACTTATTGGTATGGTAGGCAAAAATGCAACTCTGCTTGTAGATGTAGCAAATGAGCAAAGAAAGCTAGGCAAAAGCATAGCAGATTCTATACAATTTGCTGGACACTCAAGGCTTAGACCAATCCTTATGACAACTATCGCAATGGTAGCAGGTATGCTTCCTTTAGCCTTTGCCACAGGCGATGGCAGTGCGATGAAAGCCCCTATTGGCATTTCTATGATAGGTGGGCTTTTAGTCTCTATGTTTTTATCCCTACTTGTTGTGCCAATATTTTATAGAATCATCGCCCCACTTGATGAGAGATTCCAAAAGCTTTATAAACCTAAAGGTGAAGATGTGCTAGATGGGAAATAGAGATTTTGTGTTGGTGTGATTGCGAAGGTTTTTGTTTTGATGTATAAGGGGGGGGGGGGGTAGTAGAAGTTTCATTTGGCTCTATTGTTTTATCGGGTGCATTTGTTGCTAAAACTTATTTACATATTTATCTTGGGCAATTACACGCAAAGAATATGATTGTTTAACATTTTCAAAGATTCTATGTTACAATCCCAGCTAGATTTCACAGAAAGGCTTGTATGCAAAATAGCGTAGATTCACATAGCTCCACTTCGCAAAAACCACTACAAGATAAACATCGCGTTATATCCATAGCCCTTTTAGATAATCATATCAATATGGATTTATTGCGTGAGTTAAGTAAGCAATTGCAAGAATCTTTTGCCTACTTTGAGATTCTAATCCTTAATCCCTTATTTGATATGTTTGATAAAAATCACAAAGACACAATAAAACAGCAAAATACACATATTACCCCCCCCCCCCCACGATATAAATCCACATTCCACACAAACAGAATCTAGCACCAAAGTTTCTAGCAATCCATTCCACTTGGTTTGTGAAAAACAAAAAGCAGAATCTCAAGCGGATTCCAACAAACACACAAACGCCCCTGCGGAAGTATCTTGGAGTGATTTTAAGGGTTGTGAAGCTTTTTGTGCGAGAAGCTACCTAAGCGGTAGTGAGCAAGCACAAAAAGCAAACTCCCTTAAAATCACCAAAAAGACGACGCAAAATCTAGCTTCTATCCCTAATGTGCGGATTTTAGAGATAAACTCCCCGCTTTGTAGTTATGAAAATCTAGGCTCATTAAAATATGAGATTTTTCTACAAAATTGCATTGGCGATTATCTGCTTTTTATGGATTTAAGGACAGATTCTATTACTGATGGGCTTTCTATGCTTTCACTTGCCCCGCAATATGATATGGTGATTGGCACAAGGAAGAATAAAAAGCAAAATATATTGCAAAAGCTAAGCTCAAAGCTTTTCTACAAAACACTTGCCCTTTTTGCTAATAGAGCAAGGGAGGATTATAGTGAGTTTTGTGTGATTTCACGCAAAGTTATCCACACACTTTTATCGCATAAACACGATATTAAGCTTTTAAGACTACTGCATTTTGACACAACGCTAAACATTTGTGAATATCCCTACACGCCAAAGTCTTATCCAAAAAGAAAGTTTTTAGATTCTCTTTTTCTTGGGCTAGATGTGATTTTTGGGGAATCTTACAAGCTGCTTAGGCTTGGCACTTGTATGTGCTTGTTGCTTGCTTGTGGGAACGCATTTTATGCACTCTATATCCTTAGCACTTATTTTTTACTGCCCCATATCGCAAGTGGCTGGACTTCTACTTCGCTGTATATGGTAGCTATGAATATCGGGCTGTTTTTAATGCTTTCAATCATTGGCGAATATGTGCGAATTGCTCTCATCAAGCTAAAAGGTGCTACGCCCTATGAAATTGTCAATGAGACAAGTTCAGTCAATCTTAATTTTGAAAACAAAAATATACAAAGGCACTAATATGGAATCTAATAAAATTTTAAATATTATTATCCCTGTGCTGAATGAAGAAAATCGGCTTGAAAATGGCATAAGAGGGGCAATGGCGTTTTTAAGGGAAGCAAAGATTCCACACATTATAAGCATTGTAGATAATGGTTCAAGCGATTCTACACAAGAGATTGCCAAAAGTTTATGTGAAGAGTTGAATGCCAACATATTAGAGTTTATTTCACAAGTAGAATACTTACGCTTGGAAGAAAGGGGTGTGGGCTTGGCATTAAGGGAAGCGATAGCACATAATGCCAAAAGAAGTGAGCCTTGTGGCTTTATCGGCTATATGGACATAGATTTATCCACGGATATAGGACATTTACAAGAAGTGTATGAGAATCTAAAAAATGGTGTAGAGATTATTGTAGGCTCTAGGCTTTTAAAAGATTCTGTGGTGATTGGGCGAAGTTTGAAGCGTGAATTTCTCTCTCGCACCTTAAATCTTATCCTTAAAATCGCACTCAAAGCAAAATTTAGCGATGCGATGTGTGGATTTAAATTCTATCAATCGCAAGTGGCTTTAAATCTAAAAAATCTCTGTAATGATGACAAAAGCTGGTTTTACTGCACACAAATGCTAGTTATAGCACAATATCACAACATTCCTATAAAAGAAATCGCTGTAAAGTGGGAAGATGAAAGCACAGATTCTAAAGTGAGAATCTTTTCACTCTCACGCATTTATTTAAGTGAAATCTGGCGACTTTTTAAGCTTTTACGCCTGAAAAAACAATAAAAAGGATTAATATGCAAAAGGCAATTCTTATTGGCAGGGGCTATTGGGGCAAGATTTTGCAACGCTACATTCAAAAACATTATGAAATTTCTCATATTTTTGGGCGTGATGTCAAAGATGAAGTCTTAATCGAAGCTTTAGATAAAGCAGATTTAGCCTTTATCGCTACACCGCTTTCTTCACACTTTAAGCTTGCAAAACTAGCCCTTGAACACAACTGCAATGTCTTTGTAGAAAAGCCTAGCACCGCCACAAAAGAAGAATTTGAAACACTGCTAAATCTAGCTAGAAAAAACAATAAGATTCTATTCACAGATTATATTTACACATTTTCGCAATCTATTCTCTATGCCCTGCAAATATTGCAAGGAAAACATATAGAATCTATACAAGCAGAAATCACACAATATGGCAATTTTTATGAAAATGAAAGTGTGCTAGAAGTCATAGGAGTGCATTATATCAGCGTATTTGCCTTTATGCAGGAGCTTGGACTTTTTAGAAATCTCTGTGTGAAGTCGTGCAAATTTTTAGATTCTAAAAAACAAAGTGCTGCTTTGGAGTTTAGTGCCTTGCAAAAGAAAGGGAGTAAAAAAGAGATTGTTTTATCACTTCATTGCA
Proteins encoded:
- a CDS encoding glycosyltransferase codes for the protein MESNKILNIIIPVLNEENRLENGIRGAMAFLREAKIPHIISIVDNGSSDSTQEIAKSLCEELNANILEFISQVEYLRLEERGVGLALREAIAHNAKRSEPCGFIGYMDIDLSTDIGHLQEVYENLKNGVEIIVGSRLLKDSVVIGRSLKREFLSRTLNLILKIALKAKFSDAMCGFKFYQSQVALNLKNLCNDDKSWFYCTQMLVIAQYHNIPIKEIAVKWEDESTDSKVRIFSLSRIYLSEIWRLFKLLRLKKQ
- a CDS encoding Gfo/Idh/MocA family protein, coding for MQKAILIGRGYWGKILQRYIQKHYEISHIFGRDVKDEVLIEALDKADLAFIATPLSSHFKLAKLALEHNCNVFVEKPSTATKEEFETLLNLARKNNKILFTDYIYTFSQSILYALQILQGKHIESIQAEITQYGNFYENESVLEVIGVHYISVFAFMQELGLFRNLCVKSCKFLDSKKQSAALEFSALQKKGSKKEIVLSLHCSLLSNDKKRLLRIHTTDSIISVDMLSPTPLSIIESSKSLPIFDEKNNLSFAVDSFKNMCARVKQDSTSLESCTNAPAEVSLSDFKCFTKESRAFQSKGKGSGSKANDRALSVESLKSTQETTQNLHLSFSHTTLALLSQAHSLAQNSL